The sequence TATtatgataatattttaaagaatcAATTTGAGTTAATAAAGTATTTACAACTCTTATACTATCTGAGGGTTCCGTGCTATCAATAGATCTTTTTCTATCAGAAGATAAACTCTCGACTTCATCTATTAATaagcaaataaaaatatcattttcCTCATAATCActtattatctttttaatcTTATTAAATAGCTTTAAAACTTGTTTTCCTGATTCACTATAccattttgaaaataaagtATGCGTGTTTAGTTCAATCAAAAtacctttaaaaaaaaatactattgtttatttttgtgtttacaaaaattttttatagatGTATGTAAATTTTTGCTTTCTTaaacacatatatatatatgtatataaaaataaattatatatttaaaaaaaaaaaaaaaagaataaatttcTCATCGCTAGTATAATTCTATAACTTTTTCAATGAGAAAATTACTTATggatttttaaagaaaaataaaataatatatatatatatatatatagtatataaaataaaaataattttttttttttaatataaccAGTTGTATATATGTTGGATAAACGAATACAAATTTTATTAGCTAATGCTTTACATAAAGATGTCTTTCCTGTTCCAGGTGGCCCATACAGCAATACAAGatgattataatttattaaattacaatcaatttttttgttagCAAATAACATTAATGCAGATACATATTCtaataaatctttttttatattctcttCATAGTATAAACTATCCCATAATTTATGGAAACGTAAATGAGGCAATATATATTGAGAATAAATGGGaatgttttttttctcatcatcttcattttcaCTTGGCTCATTAAATTGCTCTTCCATGaattcatcatttttataatatgtcACTACATTTACTATACAACAAAAATTTGGTAATATTATTGGATCTTCTTCCATTGATGATATAGACTTTTCACCTATAATAGGTATAGTAAATAATAGATTAAacgaattttttaattcctcttttttttttatttcattacaAAACGGTGATGAGTAAACAATATTTGGGGAAACAGCAAGAGAGCTAACTAAATTGTTAGGGCTActtaaaatatcttttttttttagaattatacttttatcattattcatattattaga comes from Plasmodium relictum strain SGS1 genome assembly, chromosome: 9 and encodes:
- a CDS encoding AAA family ATPase, putative; protein product: MNLSEKRIPLCCEICLKNERDVSNEMIKIAAHKWLFSLGITITLGRHDPNKIICEILNKYCDYIVIEPAIPIKIIKEYNENYENNMYGKSSATHYSIYEINTYDNLNINNKDNLKKKEIYTNNLIANEIDSNNMNNDKSIILKKKDILSSPNNLVSSLAVSPNIVYSSPFCNEIKKKEELKNSFNLLFTIPIIGEKSISSMEEDPIILPNFCCIVNVVTYYKNDEFMEEQFNEPSENEDDEKKNIPIYSQYILPHLRFHKLWDSLYYEENIKKDLLEYVSALMLFANKKIDCNLINYNHLVLLYGPPGTGKTSLCKALANKICIRLSNIYTTGILIELNTHTLFSKWYSESGKQVLKLFNKIKKIISDYEENDIFICLLIDEVESLSSDRKRSIDSTEPSDSIRVVNTLLTQIDSLKYYHNTLLLTTSNISEMIDDAFIDRVDLKQFIGLPSEECRYEIYRDCIDELIEKGIIFFSSKIPNYQRIQKLLKNEKDKIKEEYIYGNELLKCAKESNGFSGRCLRRIPFQAYAYFCQATLRFYNSTNNNQHNVSISLEEFLVALQKAIKKEIINKNKLLEQKA